One window from the genome of Streptomyces sp. NBC_01476 encodes:
- a CDS encoding Pepco domain-containing protein, giving the protein MVENEVGADSTSLPFWVAVSDDDTEPGETMGIFGRSGEAALRAVPLGPLRKNLTETVDALQELFADVAAREGILPLAEAQLTFQVTASGGVQLIGTGQIQSGRGLVLTFKRQ; this is encoded by the coding sequence ATGGTTGAGAACGAGGTAGGCGCAGACAGCACCAGCCTTCCCTTCTGGGTTGCCGTCTCCGACGACGACACGGAGCCAGGCGAAACGATGGGAATCTTCGGTCGCAGCGGCGAAGCTGCACTTCGGGCTGTGCCGCTGGGGCCTCTGCGCAAGAACCTCACCGAGACAGTAGACGCGCTGCAGGAGCTCTTCGCCGATGTCGCCGCACGTGAGGGCATCCTCCCACTGGCGGAGGCCCAGCTCACGTTTCAGGTGACGGCTAGCGGTGGAGTTCAGCTCATCGGGACAGGGCAGATACAGAGCGGACGGGGCCTCGTCCTCACGTTCAAACGTCAGTAG